The Scleropages formosus chromosome 21, fSclFor1.1, whole genome shotgun sequence DNA segment CCCTTGAGGTGTGGGCACTCTCATCGCTTTCCATAAGCCCCATGGCATATATGAATTCACCCAATTTTAATATGATGGAGCTTATTGAAGCAGGAGTGAAGCtacgagagtgtgtgtgcgtgtgactgGACTGAAGCATAATTAAAGAGCACGGCGCGGACACTGCTCCTGACACTCTGCTCCTTGCAAGCGTTAGCGTGTTTTACACCCTGTCGCACACTCGCGTCGCGTCCCTGAACGCTGGGGGGCGCGCACGTTCCTCGCCCGCACGCCCGTCGCGCGCACCGATTCACTTGGAGCGCCCTGGACAGGGAGGGGGAATCGTCTCGCGCTCTTGACGTCACTTCCATGAGCCGCTTTCTCTGGACTCGGCGGTGCCTGTGTGAGTCGTCgtgacatttcagtttgtttgtttgtaaatgaGAACAGCGCGCGTCCGCTTTTGTGTCCGTGTCCCAAGAGAGCGAACCGCTGGGGTTCCGCTGAAATACACGACGAGGAGGAGCAACACGCGAACACACTTCAAAACAgcagttctgttttgtgttttcctcaTGGTGGTGTGCCGCGTGCACATGGCGcctttatgatttatttttgtgttcccTTCGACTTCGTTGCCATGGTAGCCGTTTATACGAACACTAAGCCTGTGTCTCTGAACTCTTAACCGTCTGTCGTCTCTTTCTGTCCTTCGCTCAGTGAGGAGAATGGAGCGCTCGGGTGGTCACGTGATCAACGGGACGGAGCCTCGCCCTCTTTTCGGGGGCGCGCTGTCCGCTGTGGTCCCACCGGGCGCGTGCGATGTGAGGTACGCACTTCCAGTGCTCGGCTCGGCTCCGGTTCTGATCCGGGGCCGGGCTTGTAATAACACTGTCCTGCTGGGCTGTGTGGGTGTGACTCAACAGTCTacatttactatagtaagggcATAGAGTACGTGTGACTTGTGCTGTAAAAAGCAAGATCTAAAAGTATGTATTAAGGCCTCAATGTCACAACATTGCAACAGCCAGATGTATTAAGGGGGAAGAAAGGTCTCACatcagtttttattgttatattattattattattattataacaataaaatacaaataataatacccagccatataaatcACATACTGTAACTTGTTCCACTGAGTGAAATATTAGTAATAATGTAGTGCTGAATCTGAAGGGCTGCCTGTTGCCTTTCAGTAGACATGAAGTAAATGTGTACTGTCCctgactgcagtgtgtgtgtgtagtgagtTAAGGGAGATCCCAGACAACCAGGAGGTGTTTGCTCACAGTAACACGGACCAGAGCCTCATCGTGGAGCTACTTGAGTACCAGGGTCACGTGGAGGATGGCGCAGCAGCCAGGTACCTGCCGGCGATCAGTGTCGGTCACGCTGATCTCATCCAAACCGCACCCATAACGAGGCTGGAGTGGGCGTGGCTGTGGGCCTCTTTGTCTGTTTACGCATATAAACTTATCAGGACGGCGGGTCCTTGGGAAGCCACGCACTAATATGTGGAATTTAATTTCACCTGCACATTTTAATTGGAGTTCATGGGCACTAGGGGgtgtgtagcagttagagctctTACCTTTCAATTGAAGGAccaaggtttaaatcccacctcctgctcaaggtacttaccctgaattgacacagtaaaaatgagccagctgtgtaaatgtgtaactcTGTAATTAGCTCAAAATACAAACcccatattttaaatgttttggaaaaagtgaaaaataaattctgacaCATCTTAAATGTCTAGAAGAGTTACTGTCGTGGCAGATATTGTGGAGAAGGGTAAGATGAGGTGTGGCGGTCAGCGAAATTTGGGGAGCGCTATTCATGACCGTCGTTCTTTCTCATATGTAAGTGAGCAGGAGGGACAGGAAACATGAgctgtgtgttcagctccaaAACAAGCACGTTTCCTCCTGTGTGACAGGTATCACTTTGAGGACGTGGCGCAGAGCAACGAGGTGGCGGGGCCCAGGGCAGCACAGGTCAACGCTGTGACCCCCCTGCCCAGAGAGCAGCTGGCCATGCGGGAGTGCAGCTCGGCCTGGATGCTGAGCGGGACGCAGCTCGTCTCCAAGTTCAACGAACAGGTCGGTGGCCGGTGCTCATCACGTGGGTGACATTATGTACTTTATGACTTCATGAACGTACGTGAGGCTTCAGccgcacacatactgtatgtgtgagcatgtgtttcactcacacaccagcACTGTTCACTTGTAGTCCTGGAttgggttccaggagccctcaGTGTTCCGTTTCTATGGTGCATGTGTTCAGTTGGGGCTGAGGGGGGCTCACTGTGGGGGGAGGTTAATTTCCTGCATTGGGTACATCACTATGTTTTACAGTAAGGGCACATTGGAACAAGAGGGTAAGGGATACTCAAGCGTAAATTGCTGAAATATCGTGATGCGTAATTCATACGTTATTTTGAGGTCGTTGCTCACTCAGCTCAGCAAGGTGTGACAGTGTAGTAAACAGTAAACACTTCATATAAAACTTGAACACCCTTAAACTGGACATACTAGCTGTTAATGGAGCACGGGTGCGAGAGCATCGGGCCATCAGCACCAGCACTGCTTTAGTTTCATTCTTCGGGGTTCCCGTTTGCCTCTCTCCTACAGGCAAAAAACACCTTAGACGTCTACCTGGGCCTGTTCCGCCTGCCGCAGTTCTCCACCGACATCCTGGTGACATTCAATGACCCCGTCAGCATCAGGTGAGCCTCAGCTCATGGTCTCCTCACTGGTTGTGGACCAGCAGGTGGTTTGAAGTcaaagaacctgggttcaaatcccatgtcctgctttaatacccttgatcaaggtaaccTGAACTGATGAGTAAAATGACCTGTATACAATAGATGGGTagatcagtgtaagttgcttacAGTAGTTGTACAGCTGAATTAACCTATTAATGATCCCTCACAGTGCCCTCAGCAGCAGCGCAATCGTCAGCACAGCGGAAACCACACCCCCCTGGACTGTGCAGGActttcagcagctgctccagtcGCTGAAGATCCTGGATGCTGGAGTGTTTGGATAGGAGGCCCTACTGGGGTTCCCGTCAGGGAGGTGTGGGGGGGTTCAGGTCTGGATTCTCCCAGCACAACTGGACTCTTATCTGTTTCATCACACTCAAAAGGATATGTGATATgggacagtgggggggggggcgccacACCTTGTTTACCACCGGTACTGGGTCATCCCCCTTGTCACTCCGGTGTAACACCCACATGTTGCTGCAGATTCGATGACAGACAAGACACTGTCAGTTTGACCACATGTACACTGTGTGTTACTGAGAGTGTTGACGGTTAAAGTTTATGACTTGATGATGAATCGATATTTTCTTGCAAGTCGTGAGGTTTTTTGGTCACAAGGTGTTGAAATAATTGGAAAATGAAGTGcagtgaagggggggggggggggggggggggaggcactGGTACTTCAACCTCCAGAAGTTTAttattcttcttttcttcatggttagatgtttttttctgttttcctctcctgtAATTTAAAACTATTATTAAAGAGGTCATTTCAGCCTTTGGgcggtacagtggcacagcaggtcaTGCTGTTGCGTAAAAGTTCTTAGCTACACATTTAAAccaaatccagttcagtctgcgTAGAGTTCGTACcttctcctcatgtttgtgggtttcctcccaaagcccacagacatgtttcaggtggactgaggACTACGAATTGTCCTtaatatgtgtgagtgaatgagtgtgtgtgattgattgTACTGTAAGGGAGTGGTGTCCGTTCATGGTTTACCTTGCCTCACACCTGTGTTACCAGcacaggctccggaccaccacgaccctgcattggacaagtatTTAGcaataatgtaacatttttatttaggtaacaattacaaacaaaacacaggtttgttattaaaaaagtaaatttaatatagGCCTTGTGTGAGTAAATTCAGTTAGGTCATTAATATAGTTTTTAATG contains these protein-coding regions:
- the rangrf gene encoding ran guanine nucleotide release factor isoform X3, whose protein sequence is MERSGGHVINGTEPRPLFGGALSAVVPPGACDVSELREIPDNQEVFAHSNTDQSLIVELLEYQGHVEDGAAARYHFEDVAQSNEVAGPRAAQVNAVTPLPREQLAMRECSSAWMLSGTQLVSKFNEQAKNTLDVYLGLFRLPQFSTDILVTFNDPVSISALSSSAIVSTAETTPPWTVQDFQQLLQSLKILDAGVFG
- the rangrf gene encoding ran guanine nucleotide release factor isoform X1; protein product: MSRFLWTRRCLLRRMERSGGHVINGTEPRPLFGGALSAVVPPGACDVSELREIPDNQEVFAHSNTDQSLIVELLEYQGHVEDGAAARYHFEDVAQSNEVAGPRAAQVNAVTPLPREQLAMRECSSAWMLSGTQLVSKFNEQAKNTLDVYLGLFRLPQFSTDILVTFNDPVSISALSSSAIVSTAETTPPWTVQDFQQLLQSLKILDAGVFG
- the rangrf gene encoding ran guanine nucleotide release factor isoform X2 — encoded protein: MRRMERSGGHVINGTEPRPLFGGALSAVVPPGACDVSELREIPDNQEVFAHSNTDQSLIVELLEYQGHVEDGAAARYHFEDVAQSNEVAGPRAAQVNAVTPLPREQLAMRECSSAWMLSGTQLVSKFNEQAKNTLDVYLGLFRLPQFSTDILVTFNDPVSISALSSSAIVSTAETTPPWTVQDFQQLLQSLKILDAGVFG